The Flavobacterium sp. 123 genome contains a region encoding:
- the gpmI gene encoding 2,3-bisphosphoglycerate-independent phosphoglycerate mutase — MNKKVILMILDGWGKSPDPKVSAIDNANVPFINSLYKNYPSAQLRTDGLNVGLPEGQMGNSEVGHMNLGAGRIVYQDLAKINLAVANNTLIKEQVLIDAFTYAKENNKKVHFLGLVSDGGVHSHTSHLRGLIDATQQYGLKEVFVHAFTDGRDVDPKSGKKYIQDLENYIANTTVKLASVIGRYYAMDRDKRWERVKLAYDLVVNGTGTHSKNAVASIEESYKNDVTDEFIHPTVMVDENDKPLATIQEDDVVIFFNFRTDRGRELTEALSQQDFHEQNMHKINLYYVTLTNYDETYQNVKVVYNKDNITETLGEVLEKAHKKQIRIAETEKYPHVTFFFSGGRETPFEGESRILRNSPKVATYDLQPEMSAFELKDALVPELNKGEVDFVCLNFANGDMVGHTGIMSAAIKACEAVDACVKEVIEAALANDYTTIVIADHGNCETMINPDGSPNTAHTTNPVPIILVDKDLKTIHDGVLGDIAPTILELMGIEKPEAMSCHSLL, encoded by the coding sequence ATGAATAAAAAAGTAATTCTTATGATTCTAGACGGTTGGGGGAAATCTCCAGACCCGAAAGTTTCTGCAATAGATAACGCAAACGTTCCGTTTATAAATAGCCTTTATAAAAATTACCCAAGTGCTCAACTTAGAACAGATGGTTTAAACGTAGGTTTACCTGAAGGACAAATGGGTAACAGCGAAGTAGGTCACATGAACTTAGGAGCTGGTCGTATTGTGTATCAAGATTTAGCCAAAATAAATTTGGCTGTAGCCAATAATACTTTGATAAAAGAACAAGTACTAATTGATGCCTTTACATATGCTAAAGAAAACAATAAAAAAGTTCACTTTTTAGGTCTTGTTTCTGACGGAGGCGTTCACTCGCACACTTCACACTTACGAGGATTAATAGATGCTACTCAGCAATATGGATTAAAAGAAGTGTTTGTTCACGCCTTCACCGATGGTCGTGACGTAGATCCAAAATCTGGAAAAAAATACATTCAAGATTTAGAAAATTATATCGCTAATACTACTGTAAAACTGGCTTCAGTTATTGGTCGTTATTATGCAATGGACCGAGATAAACGTTGGGAAAGAGTAAAATTAGCGTATGACTTAGTTGTAAACGGAACAGGAACTCATTCTAAAAATGCTGTAGCTTCTATTGAAGAAAGTTACAAAAATGATGTTACAGATGAGTTTATTCACCCAACAGTTATGGTTGATGAAAACGACAAACCTCTTGCAACTATTCAAGAAGACGATGTTGTAATTTTCTTTAATTTCAGAACTGATAGAGGACGTGAATTGACTGAAGCGCTTTCGCAACAAGATTTTCATGAGCAAAACATGCACAAAATTAATTTGTATTATGTAACGCTTACTAATTATGACGAAACGTACCAAAATGTAAAAGTAGTCTACAATAAAGACAACATTACAGAAACTCTTGGTGAAGTATTAGAAAAAGCACATAAAAAACAAATTCGTATTGCTGAAACTGAAAAGTATCCACACGTAACTTTTTTCTTTTCAGGTGGTAGAGAAACACCATTTGAAGGAGAATCTAGAATTTTGAGAAACTCGCCAAAAGTAGCCACTTACGACTTACAACCAGAAATGAGTGCTTTTGAATTAAAAGACGCTTTGGTTCCTGAATTAAACAAAGGAGAAGTAGATTTTGTATGCCTTAATTTTGCTAACGGCGATATGGTAGGACATACCGGAATTATGAGTGCAGCCATAAAAGCATGTGAAGCAGTTGATGCTTGTGTAAAAGAAGTTATTGAAGCTGCTTTAGCAAATGATTATACTACGATTGTAATTGCTGACCATGGAAATTGCGAAACAATGATTAATCCTGACGGAAGCCCAAATACAGCTCACACAACAAATCCTGTGCCTATTATATTAGTAGACAAAGATTTAAAAACAATTCACGATGGTGTTTTAGGTGATATTGCACCTACTATTCTAGAATTGATGGGAATTGAAAAACCAGAAGCAATGAGTTGTCATTCTTTATTATAA